From Flavipsychrobacter sp., a single genomic window includes:
- a CDS encoding PKD domain-containing protein, whose amino-acid sequence MRSFLPLIIAIVLFSNIATATKREVLFIGNSYTAGMTQVLQQLAQNLGDTLVVTEIAPGGFTFQGHSTDPTTLNAIKQAKWDVVVLQEQSQRPSFSPTQVASDVYPYAKTLEGLIKQNHACTETMFYMTWGRKNGDAANCQFYPPICTYAGMQQRLRESYMEMAKDNNAVVAPVGATWKVLRDSASSIDLYQPDESHPSTAGTYLTACVFYASIFHKTPIGSTYYGGLNATDAQKIQYYTQKVTLDSLSQWQQYGDYTRANFTHTVGVNNTVTFQNTSLKATNNTWAFGDGNTSTQVSPTHMYATKAKFSVTLTASNSCFSERKTDTVDLGTVGINTIANNNDAFQFINLRSGLIQIKTSNQIGSLLSIFTIDGRKVMERTIDQKEQAIQLEPSIYLYRISQNGQLLQQGKVSSL is encoded by the coding sequence ATGAGATCATTTTTGCCCTTGATTATAGCAATTGTCCTATTTTCTAATATTGCTACTGCTACTAAAAGAGAAGTCCTATTCATAGGTAATAGCTATACTGCTGGCATGACACAAGTGCTGCAACAATTGGCACAAAACTTAGGAGACACTTTAGTTGTAACAGAAATAGCACCGGGAGGGTTTACCTTTCAAGGGCATAGCACCGACCCTACTACGCTAAATGCTATTAAACAAGCCAAATGGGACGTAGTTGTATTACAAGAGCAAAGCCAAAGACCCTCTTTTTCTCCCACACAAGTTGCCAGCGATGTTTACCCATATGCCAAAACACTGGAAGGACTTATAAAGCAAAACCATGCCTGCACTGAAACCATGTTTTACATGACATGGGGTAGAAAGAATGGGGATGCCGCCAACTGTCAATTCTACCCGCCAATATGCACCTATGCTGGCATGCAACAACGTTTGCGTGAAAGCTATATGGAAATGGCGAAAGACAACAATGCCGTTGTAGCACCTGTTGGCGCTACGTGGAAGGTACTAAGAGATAGTGCTTCTAGCATTGATTTATACCAGCCAGACGAATCTCACCCAAGCACAGCAGGCACTTACCTTACAGCCTGTGTATTTTATGCTTCTATATTTCATAAAACACCAATCGGCAGTACTTATTATGGAGGACTTAATGCAACTGATGCTCAAAAAATACAATACTATACACAAAAGGTTACGCTAGACAGCTTAAGCCAGTGGCAACAATATGGAGATTATACTCGTGCCAACTTCACTCACACAGTTGGCGTAAACAATACTGTTACCTTTCAAAACACTTCCCTTAAAGCAACAAATAACACATGGGCATTTGGAGATGGCAACACTAGCACACAAGTAAGCCCTACACATATGTATGCAACCAAAGCCAAGTTTTCTGTTACACTTACTGCGTCCAACAGTTGTTTCAGCGAACGTAAAACAGACACCGTCGACTTGGGTACGGTAGGCATAAATACAATAGCCAATAACAATGATGCTTTTCAATTCATCAACCTTAGGTCAGGACTGATACAAATAAAAACTTCAAATCAAATTGGCAGTCTACTATCTATTTTTACAATTGATGGCAGAAAAGTAATGGAAAGAACGATAGACCAAAAAGAGCAAGCGATACAACTAGAGCCAAGCATATATCTCTACAGAATATCACAAAATGGACAACTATTGCAACAAGGAAAGGTATCTAGCTTATAA
- a CDS encoding transglycosylase domain-containing protein — MALISDRARKIIIRILWIGSIISIVSFFLIILLINSGALGYMPSMRELENPSSALASDIYAVDGSLIGRYYVQDRSTSEYKDISQNVYNALIATEDSRFYDHSGVDGKAVLRAVILLGKAGGGSTITQQLAKNLFGRQKKSVFSMPIIKLKEWVMAIKLEHNLTKDEIITLYLNTVPFGGNVYGIRNASLTFFNKPPNELSVDEAAVLVGMLKANTAFNPKRNPKRSLKRRNVVINQMAKYGYLTQAEAKKYKEKPLVLNYKKISYHDGIAPYFRQVVEAEVKNICKELKKPDGTNYNIYKDGLKIYTSLDVNMQQHAEAAVEKHMKELQGLFTSQRNYNNGKVWDKYQQYLLDAIKSSSRYRALKEEGLTHEKIMIELKKPIQMEVFSWNAQHEVDTTMSPIDSIKYTKMILQAGFMAMDPYTGEVKAWVGGIDHTYFQYDHVNINTKRQVGSTIKPLLYCLAVDNGFSPCGMLSTLPQSFATKKDYDAGGSKEGALPMKVALAKSVNNAALYLIKQVGVNSFADFVALCGIESKVERVPSIALGVPDISLYEMLRAYTMFPTGGTNVKPIYITKIEDKNGAVLKSFVPVQKEIINENTAFKMVKMMQGVVEFGTAKRMRYKYDVKGDIAGKTGTTNNQADGWFIGYTPQLLAGAWVGCDDRYLRFNSEKYGQGAAAALPIWAYFMKSLQEDPKSGINKEATFVMPENFNDCEVMVDPDVFAEELIETTTGNKQEEEEKMPALDW; from the coding sequence GTGGCACTTATATCTGATAGAGCAAGAAAAATAATAATACGTATATTATGGATCGGTTCCATAATATCGATTGTTTCCTTTTTTCTTATCATCCTTTTGATCAATTCGGGCGCATTAGGCTATATGCCTTCTATGCGTGAACTAGAGAACCCTAGCAGTGCCCTGGCATCTGATATCTATGCTGTAGATGGCTCTCTTATTGGCAGATACTATGTACAAGATCGCTCTACCTCTGAATATAAAGACATTTCTCAGAACGTATACAACGCACTAATTGCTACCGAGGACTCCCGTTTTTATGACCACTCCGGTGTAGACGGCAAAGCCGTACTAAGAGCAGTAATACTATTGGGTAAAGCAGGTGGAGGTAGCACTATTACCCAACAGCTGGCTAAGAACCTTTTTGGCAGGCAAAAGAAATCCGTCTTTTCTATGCCTATCATCAAACTGAAGGAATGGGTAATGGCGATAAAGCTGGAACACAATCTTACAAAGGATGAAATTATAACCCTGTACCTCAACACAGTACCGTTTGGAGGAAATGTATATGGTATTAGAAACGCATCTCTTACCTTCTTTAACAAGCCACCTAATGAGCTATCTGTAGACGAGGCTGCTGTGCTTGTAGGTATGCTAAAAGCGAATACTGCTTTTAACCCTAAGCGCAATCCTAAGCGTTCGCTCAAAAGAAGAAATGTTGTAATTAACCAAATGGCGAAGTATGGTTACTTAACGCAAGCCGAAGCTAAAAAGTATAAGGAGAAACCACTAGTACTTAACTATAAAAAGATCAGCTACCACGATGGTATCGCCCCTTATTTCAGACAAGTAGTTGAGGCGGAAGTAAAAAATATCTGCAAGGAACTTAAAAAGCCCGATGGTACTAACTATAACATCTATAAGGATGGCTTAAAAATATATACTTCTCTAGACGTTAATATGCAGCAACATGCAGAAGCTGCAGTAGAGAAGCACATGAAAGAACTACAGGGGCTTTTTACCAGCCAACGTAATTATAACAACGGTAAAGTATGGGATAAATACCAGCAGTATTTACTCGATGCCATAAAAAGCTCTAGTCGATACAGAGCACTAAAAGAGGAAGGCTTAACTCATGAAAAAATAATGATAGAGTTGAAGAAGCCGATACAAATGGAGGTCTTCTCTTGGAATGCACAACACGAAGTAGATACAACAATGAGTCCTATTGACTCTATCAAGTATACCAAGATGATCTTACAAGCTGGCTTCATGGCTATGGATCCTTATACTGGAGAAGTAAAAGCTTGGGTAGGCGGTATAGACCATACCTATTTTCAATACGATCACGTAAACATAAATACCAAACGACAAGTTGGTTCTACGATAAAACCTCTACTCTATTGCCTTGCAGTTGATAATGGATTTTCGCCTTGTGGTATGTTGTCTACACTACCACAAAGCTTTGCTACCAAAAAAGATTATGATGCGGGTGGCTCTAAAGAAGGAGCTTTACCTATGAAGGTAGCCTTGGCAAAATCAGTGAACAATGCTGCGCTATATCTCATTAAGCAGGTAGGTGTTAATTCTTTTGCCGACTTTGTGGCGCTATGTGGTATCGAAAGTAAAGTAGAACGTGTGCCTTCAATAGCACTAGGTGTGCCCGATATTTCTTTATATGAAATGCTGCGTGCTTATACTATGTTCCCTACTGGTGGTACTAACGTGAAACCTATATACATCACTAAAATAGAAGACAAGAACGGTGCTGTATTAAAAAGCTTCGTACCAGTGCAGAAAGAAATAATCAATGAAAACACAGCCTTCAAAATGGTAAAGATGATGCAAGGCGTAGTTGAATTTGGTACCGCGAAAAGGATGCGTTATAAATATGACGTAAAGGGAGACATTGCAGGTAAAACAGGAACTACAAATAACCAAGCTGATGGTTGGTTTATAGGTTATACTCCTCAACTGCTTGCAGGTGCTTGGGTAGGTTGTGATGATAGATACCTACGTTTTAACTCAGAGAAATACGGCCAAGGAGCAGCAGCAGCATTACCTATATGGGCTTACTTTATGAAGAGCCTACAAGAAGATCCTAAGTCGGGTATCAACAAAGAGGCCACATTTGTAATGCCCGAAAACTTCAACGATTGTGAAGTAATGGTAGACCCTGACGTGTTTGCTGAAGAGCTTATAGAAACTACTACAGGAAATAAACAGGAAGAAGAAGAAAAGATGCCAGCCTTAGATTGGTAA
- a CDS encoding 3-hydroxybutyryl-CoA dehydrogenase — protein MLDKIKVVTVIGSGQMGNGICHVFAQSGFNVHMMDINQAALDKAMVTIGKNMDRQVAKGKLSEEDKTAALGRIATFTDMAEAVKAADLVVEAATENVNLKLKIFEDLDKHSPASAILATNTSSISITKIAAKTSRPEKVIGMHFMNPVPVMKLVEIINGYATDKEVTNTVYELSKFIGKVPCVVNDYPGFIANRILMPMINEAILSLQEGVAGVEEIDTVMKLGMAHPMGPLQLADFIGLDTCLSILNVLHDGYGNPKYAPSTLLVNMVEAGKLGVKAGEGFYTYTPGSKELVVSDQFKHKGW, from the coding sequence ATGTTAGATAAGATAAAAGTAGTTACCGTTATAGGTTCAGGGCAGATGGGAAATGGTATTTGCCATGTTTTTGCACAGAGTGGATTTAATGTCCATATGATGGATATCAACCAGGCTGCACTTGATAAGGCAATGGTTACTATTGGTAAGAATATGGATCGCCAAGTAGCAAAAGGTAAATTGTCGGAAGAAGATAAAACAGCTGCACTAGGTCGTATTGCTACTTTTACTGATATGGCAGAGGCTGTTAAAGCTGCTGATCTTGTTGTTGAAGCTGCTACGGAAAATGTAAATCTTAAGTTGAAGATATTTGAAGACCTGGATAAGCATAGTCCTGCTAGTGCAATATTGGCTACAAACACTTCATCTATTTCTATCACCAAAATAGCGGCTAAGACCAGCCGTCCTGAAAAGGTGATCGGCATGCACTTTATGAATCCTGTGCCAGTTATGAAGTTGGTAGAGATCATTAATGGCTATGCTACTGATAAAGAAGTGACCAATACTGTGTATGAGCTATCTAAATTCATAGGTAAGGTACCATGTGTGGTAAACGACTATCCCGGGTTTATAGCCAATCGTATTTTAATGCCAATGATCAATGAGGCTATTCTTAGTTTGCAGGAAGGTGTTGCTGGTGTAGAAGAGATAGATACTGTTATGAAGTTGGGTATGGCGCACCCTATGGGGCCGTTACAACTAGCTGATTTTATTGGTTTGGATACTTGTCTTAGCATATTGAATGTATTGCATGATGGTTACGGTAATCCTAAATATGCACCATCTACTTTGTTGGTAAATATGGTAGAGGCTGGTAAGCTAGGTGTAAAAGCGGGAGAAGGTTTTTATACTTATACACCAGGTAGCAAAGAGTTGGTGGTGAGCGATCAGTTTAAACATAAAGGGTGGTAA
- the rdgB gene encoding RdgB/HAM1 family non-canonical purine NTP pyrophosphatase, producing MQELVIASNNKGKIKEIKEMVNGIKLLSLADIGFTDEIEEPFDTFNENAYTKAKTISDYCGKSVFADDSGICVNALNGAPGVHSAMYGGEPRSNEANNRKLIEALKGVEDRSAYYKAVICLIWNGETHYFEGYCHGRVLEEPMGDGGFGYDPLFVPNGYDKSFGVLPPEVKNSISHRGGAVNKMVAFLKTQIEG from the coding sequence ATGCAAGAATTGGTAATAGCCTCTAACAATAAAGGGAAGATAAAAGAGATAAAGGAAATGGTAAATGGAATAAAGCTGTTGTCTTTGGCAGATATTGGTTTTACAGATGAGATAGAAGAGCCCTTTGATACGTTTAACGAAAATGCATATACTAAAGCTAAGACGATAAGCGACTACTGCGGAAAATCTGTTTTCGCCGATGATAGTGGCATCTGTGTGAATGCATTAAATGGTGCTCCCGGTGTGCATAGTGCTATGTATGGAGGAGAGCCAAGAAGTAATGAGGCTAATAATAGAAAGCTGATAGAAGCACTGAAAGGTGTTGAAGATAGGAGTGCTTATTATAAAGCAGTTATTTGTTTGATATGGAATGGGGAGACTCATTATTTTGAAGGGTATTGCCATGGCAGAGTTTTAGAAGAGCCTATGGGCGATGGTGGGTTTGGTTACGACCCGTTGTTTGTACCCAACGGTTATGATAAAAGCTTTGGTGTGTTGCCTCCCGAAGTGAAGAATAGCATTAGCCACAGAGGTGGGGCGGTGAATAAGATGGTGGCATTCTTGAAGACACAAATAGAAGGATAA
- a CDS encoding HD domain-containing protein, giving the protein MSVKGKIINDPVYGFIRFPEQIILQLIDHPWFQRLRRIKQMGTAHLVYPGAVHTRFQHSLGACHLMGSALDELKIKGVEITEEEKIAAKVAILMHDIGHGPYSHALEHTLVDGITHEHISAMIMQQLNEQFDGALSSAMDVFSHQYPKKYLHQLVSSQLDVDRMDYLNRDSFYTGVSEGVIGYDRILQMLTVKDNELMVEEKGVHSVEKFVIARRLMYWQVYLHKTVLSSEILLINILRRAKFLAQNGTKLFATPALLHFLYNKINANEFRSNTEHITTFCQLDDSDILSAIKVWQNCEDNVLSELCKMLINRRLFKVSLSSQSLDDNYEAKREELRKKLPFNEEELDYFICKGQTSNNTYNTKDERIAIAFKTGETKDISQIDNPIVNQALAMPVHKNYICYVQP; this is encoded by the coding sequence ATGAGTGTAAAAGGGAAAATAATCAACGACCCCGTGTATGGGTTTATCAGGTTTCCGGAACAAATAATTCTTCAATTAATAGACCATCCTTGGTTTCAGCGTTTAAGACGCATCAAGCAAATGGGTACAGCTCATTTGGTATATCCTGGTGCAGTGCATACACGTTTCCAACACTCTTTAGGTGCCTGCCATTTAATGGGTAGTGCACTTGACGAGCTAAAAATAAAAGGTGTTGAAATAACAGAGGAAGAGAAAATTGCAGCGAAAGTAGCCATACTCATGCACGATATAGGGCATGGGCCATATTCTCATGCGTTAGAGCATACACTTGTAGATGGTATTACTCATGAGCATATCTCAGCCATGATCATGCAGCAACTGAATGAGCAATTTGACGGTGCTCTTTCAAGTGCAATGGACGTGTTCAGTCACCAATACCCTAAAAAGTACCTACATCAACTGGTATCCAGCCAGCTAGATGTGGACAGGATGGATTATTTGAATAGAGATAGTTTTTATACAGGTGTCTCAGAGGGGGTTATTGGTTACGATAGAATACTACAAATGCTTACCGTTAAGGACAATGAACTAATGGTAGAAGAAAAAGGCGTGCATTCCGTTGAGAAATTCGTGATCGCACGTAGATTAATGTACTGGCAGGTCTATTTACACAAAACGGTACTAAGCTCCGAAATACTGTTGATCAATATACTACGCAGGGCAAAATTTTTGGCACAAAACGGAACAAAGCTTTTTGCTACACCTGCACTACTCCACTTCTTATATAATAAGATCAATGCTAATGAGTTCAGGTCTAATACGGAACATATAACAACCTTTTGCCAATTAGACGATTCTGATATACTCAGCGCTATAAAAGTATGGCAAAACTGCGAGGACAACGTACTTTCCGAATTATGCAAGATGCTGATAAACAGACGATTATTCAAAGTCAGCTTAAGTTCCCAATCACTAGATGATAACTATGAAGCTAAAAGAGAAGAACTACGAAAAAAACTACCTTTTAACGAGGAAGAGTTAGACTACTTTATTTGCAAGGGACAGACGTCTAATAATACCTATAATACCAAGGACGAACGAATAGCTATAGCCTTTAAAACAGGAGAAACTAAGGACATTTCTCAAATTGACAACCCAATAGTAAATCAGGCACTTGCAATGCCCGTTCATAAGAACTACATTTGCTATGTTCAACCCTAA
- a CDS encoding transglutaminase domain-containing protein — MSIQRATPVNELLAKLIFLILPTAFVGYFLLQYANEYYSVLQNEAVMQSVYFAAGMGISALVYSFRFRFSITFAILAIVFYSIYKGLDTMAIGEFDAFFISVQFRVFTILFLAGWFVGYGFTRLRYWSIIVAATILTSCILLIAKAQVDTVEKLLYSFAPAVLYAVYIIFTAEQIYNYKDKSQRFWWFLIRRLSFFSLLALLVFGSVTYLMKGEIEETVAQFGGQGEEGENSMLQKNEDGSFDLKDYSKLRSSLGRSNELLFCAHIDNFFEGTDIPNPLYLTAFYYTKFDTLTETFERDTFLPNNDLFEPDPSKLPMFFTEVDSSVIKNSLKDKFREVVEVEIYNKSLSPNTYLAPHTGFFVQPITIEKDFRDQFKSAYRTKSYSSALNSAYFIYNSENEQLKAFQEERFSVLRKAKGYKGLDSSFMAYYTYMPSDEKFQNIANLAKNVTQSAKTPVDQVLAIRDYFLAKDEEGNQTFTYTDNPGIPDIPSASKLQYFLFENKQGYCAYYAGATLFMLRSLGIPSRIAVGFLTQDRSDKNKGWYWYYADQAHAWVQVYFPGYGWLDFDTTVGNSEAEESPQPDGTPPMQPPRAWLATEGVVEAIDTIKKTIDLKVRHLIFKDEEYDVDSNTLLQLDMKIAAVYRDSIAVPLNNIVKGDAGTAVSYAEAIKKVNKRPNETGSQLLNRLPSPTPIDEIYLKREDAQPEEAKTEISTPEKHLSIVSILLTIAGIVLGVFVIILLLPYLVYQYFKMRYKKAQAYDKKAYWAYQTVSYYLHIAGITRGEKTPMQYAQQVVDPAFGTSFTSFMNVYLKQKYAKQELSDKEQVLIKEFVLPFIKQVRHKTKAGKRLKGFLNPFKMTSYFYNTVEKEANH; from the coding sequence ATGAGCATACAACGTGCAACGCCTGTAAACGAACTACTGGCCAAACTCATATTCCTGATATTACCTACAGCTTTTGTAGGCTATTTCCTGCTTCAATATGCAAATGAGTACTACTCCGTTTTGCAAAACGAGGCAGTCATGCAGTCTGTATACTTTGCAGCAGGTATGGGTATAAGTGCCTTGGTCTATTCTTTTCGTTTTCGCTTTTCCATCACCTTTGCCATATTGGCCATAGTCTTTTACAGTATTTACAAAGGACTAGACACGATGGCCATTGGTGAGTTCGATGCCTTTTTTATATCCGTACAGTTTAGGGTATTTACCATTCTATTTCTGGCAGGCTGGTTTGTTGGGTATGGTTTTACAAGATTGCGATACTGGTCTATAATAGTAGCGGCAACAATACTAACAAGTTGCATACTACTAATTGCAAAAGCTCAGGTAGATACTGTAGAGAAGCTCCTCTACTCTTTTGCTCCTGCAGTTTTATATGCGGTATACATCATATTCACAGCTGAGCAGATTTATAACTACAAAGACAAATCACAGCGTTTTTGGTGGTTCCTCATTCGCAGGCTTAGCTTTTTTAGCTTACTGGCATTATTGGTATTTGGCAGTGTCACCTATTTGATGAAAGGAGAAATAGAAGAAACCGTTGCTCAATTTGGAGGACAGGGAGAGGAAGGCGAAAATAGTATGCTCCAAAAAAATGAGGATGGCAGCTTTGACCTTAAAGACTATTCTAAGCTAAGGAGCAGTTTGGGAAGAAGTAACGAGCTTCTTTTCTGTGCACATATCGACAACTTCTTCGAAGGTACAGATATACCTAACCCACTTTACCTCACAGCATTTTATTATACAAAGTTCGATACACTTACTGAAACATTTGAAAGAGACACCTTCTTACCCAATAACGACCTCTTTGAACCTGACCCTTCTAAATTACCTATGTTCTTCACAGAGGTAGATTCTTCTGTGATAAAGAACAGCTTGAAAGACAAATTCAGAGAAGTAGTAGAAGTGGAAATATATAACAAGTCGCTTTCCCCTAATACTTATTTAGCACCACATACAGGCTTCTTTGTACAACCTATAACTATAGAAAAAGACTTTAGAGACCAATTCAAATCAGCATATAGAACTAAAAGTTATAGCTCTGCGCTTAATAGTGCTTATTTTATCTACAATTCGGAGAACGAGCAACTAAAAGCATTTCAAGAAGAGCGATTCAGCGTTTTAAGAAAGGCTAAAGGCTACAAAGGTTTAGACAGCTCTTTTATGGCATACTATACCTATATGCCTAGCGATGAGAAGTTTCAGAATATCGCTAACCTGGCAAAAAATGTTACCCAAAGCGCTAAAACACCTGTAGACCAAGTGCTGGCTATACGCGACTACTTCTTAGCCAAAGATGAAGAAGGCAACCAAACCTTCACCTATACCGACAATCCTGGTATACCGGACATACCTAGCGCTTCTAAACTGCAGTACTTTTTATTCGAGAACAAACAAGGCTATTGTGCTTACTATGCAGGGGCCACCTTATTTATGTTGCGCTCATTAGGCATACCTTCCCGTATTGCTGTAGGTTTCTTAACACAAGACCGTAGCGATAAGAACAAGGGATGGTACTGGTATTATGCTGACCAAGCACATGCTTGGGTACAAGTATACTTCCCAGGGTATGGCTGGCTAGACTTTGACACTACAGTAGGTAACAGTGAGGCAGAAGAAAGCCCTCAACCCGACGGCACACCGCCAATGCAGCCACCAAGAGCATGGTTGGCAACAGAAGGTGTTGTTGAAGCTATTGACACCATCAAAAAAACAATTGACCTAAAAGTTCGTCATCTGATATTTAAAGACGAGGAATATGATGTAGACTCAAATACGCTCTTACAGCTAGACATGAAGATAGCTGCAGTATATAGAGACAGTATCGCTGTACCACTAAATAATATCGTAAAAGGCGATGCAGGAACTGCAGTATCTTATGCTGAGGCAATAAAAAAGGTAAATAAAAGGCCAAATGAAACGGGTAGCCAACTATTAAACAGGTTGCCATCTCCTACGCCTATTGATGAGATATACCTGAAAAGAGAAGATGCTCAACCAGAAGAGGCCAAAACCGAGATCTCTACTCCTGAAAAGCACCTATCAATAGTTTCCATACTACTTACTATAGCAGGAATAGTATTAGGGGTATTCGTTATTATCCTCTTGCTGCCTTATCTGGTATATCAATATTTTAAAATGAGGTACAAAAAAGCCCAAGCTTACGATAAAAAAGCCTACTGGGCCTACCAGACAGTTTCTTATTATTTACACATTGCAGGGATAACCAGAGGAGAAAAAACACCGATGCAATATGCTCAGCAAGTAGTAGACCCTGCATTTGGCACTTCATTTACAAGTTTTATGAATGTGTACTTGAAACAGAAGTATGCTAAACAAGAGTTATCTGATAAAGAACAAGTATTAATTAAAGAATTTGTACTTCCATTCATTAAACAAGTACGTCATAAAACTAAAGCAGGTAAAAGACTAAAAGGATTCTTAAACCCATTCAAAATGACTTCTTATTTCTATAATACTGTGGAAAAAGAGGCAAACCATTAA
- a CDS encoding Smr/MutS family protein, giving the protein MKFSIGDKILVKETEEEGYILSFIGKDMAEVKVGKTTFPVYLDDIDHPYLKWFTDKKKKTTKGASLEQLPVEKQQQKRPRLARGVYLSFFPEFKIEEMEDVVDSLKVHLLNELPYEIQYQYSLNFAGATEFKHEGKLQAFGHVYLHAIPFDDMNDSPRFVWQVDNLEEPDMQPEEGVLKIKPQKLFLHIQDALANNKPSFSYLLFEDFKAFSKERFQLQERKQVKAQITTKVLAKEEPKYELDLHIEQLLPGYTSLTNSEIIDVQITELERYLRLAINNHQEYMVVIHGIGKGRLREEVHKVLAGIPEIFSYANEWHSKYGFGATEVKFKY; this is encoded by the coding sequence ATGAAGTTTTCTATAGGTGATAAAATACTGGTAAAAGAAACAGAAGAGGAGGGGTATATCCTGTCTTTTATAGGCAAAGATATGGCTGAAGTGAAAGTTGGGAAAACAACTTTTCCTGTCTATCTGGATGATATTGATCATCCATACCTAAAGTGGTTTACAGATAAGAAAAAGAAAACGACTAAAGGAGCTTCTCTAGAACAATTGCCTGTAGAAAAACAGCAGCAAAAAAGACCACGACTAGCAAGAGGGGTATATTTATCTTTCTTCCCTGAGTTTAAGATCGAAGAGATGGAAGATGTTGTTGATAGTTTGAAAGTGCACCTGCTCAATGAACTTCCCTATGAAATACAATATCAATATTCCTTGAATTTTGCAGGAGCAACAGAATTTAAACACGAAGGTAAGTTACAAGCCTTCGGGCATGTGTATTTGCATGCTATTCCTTTTGATGATATGAATGATAGTCCTCGTTTTGTATGGCAGGTAGATAACCTAGAAGAACCCGACATGCAGCCTGAAGAAGGTGTATTGAAAATAAAACCTCAAAAACTATTCCTACATATACAAGACGCTTTGGCTAATAATAAGCCTTCGTTCAGTTACCTGCTTTTCGAAGATTTTAAGGCTTTTAGTAAAGAAAGGTTTCAGTTGCAAGAAAGGAAACAAGTAAAAGCTCAGATAACCACTAAGGTGCTTGCAAAAGAAGAACCAAAATACGAGTTGGATCTACATATAGAACAGTTATTGCCTGGTTATACAAGTCTTACCAACTCAGAAATAATTGATGTACAAATAACTGAGCTAGAAAGATATCTTAGGTTGGCGATCAATAATCATCAAGAATATATGGTGGTTATACACGGAATAGGTAAAGGGCGGCTAAGAGAAGAAGTGCATAAAGTATTAGCTGGTATACCTGAAATATTTAGCTATGCCAATGAGTGGCATAGTAAATACGGCTTTGGAGCAACAGAAGTAAAGTTTAAGTATTAA
- a CDS encoding OmpA family protein has product MSRRTFLPLLPALFTLLFIHSYSINAQDTIRLYYHLDDPKLNTVSTHQLDSLVYHRIIEDGKKIIIVGYADYLGSSSYNALLSKKRANSVKQHLLNIGLNTKNIVLCEGKGEIPRDNEVPEGFAPDRRVDVVLNSEKAQPIVVKKASIKPVDIKPSTENTIKDQLKDVAVGETFVLKNIYFYAGRHTVRESSLEELGLLYEALEANPNIHVQIEGHVCCIRPTAPDALDEGTFELALSVNRAKAIYHYLIAEGIEKERLKYVGFGKRRPAVAEEKTPEDANKNRRVEIRVLKK; this is encoded by the coding sequence ATGAGTAGACGCACTTTTTTACCACTTCTTCCAGCTCTATTCACCCTCCTCTTCATACACTCCTACTCCATAAATGCTCAAGATACTATCAGGCTGTACTACCATTTAGATGACCCTAAACTCAACACAGTTAGCACCCATCAGTTAGATTCACTGGTATATCACCGGATAATAGAAGACGGAAAAAAAATAATCATAGTTGGATATGCTGATTACTTAGGCAGCAGCAGTTACAATGCTCTTTTATCTAAAAAAAGAGCAAATAGTGTAAAACAACATCTGCTGAACATTGGTCTGAATACTAAAAACATAGTACTCTGCGAAGGGAAAGGAGAAATACCCAGAGACAATGAAGTACCTGAAGGTTTTGCACCTGACAGAAGAGTAGACGTTGTTTTAAATAGTGAAAAAGCCCAACCTATTGTAGTAAAAAAAGCGTCTATTAAACCTGTTGACATAAAACCATCTACCGAAAACACTATCAAAGACCAGCTTAAGGATGTAGCCGTAGGAGAAACCTTTGTATTGAAGAACATCTACTTTTACGCAGGAAGACATACGGTAAGGGAATCTTCTTTAGAAGAATTAGGCTTACTCTATGAAGCTTTGGAAGCCAACCCTAATATACATGTACAAATAGAAGGACATGTATGCTGTATAAGACCTACAGCACCTGATGCACTTGATGAAGGCACATTTGAATTAGCACTATCAGTAAATAGAGCTAAGGCTATATATCATTACTTAATAGCGGAAGGCATAGAAAAAGAACGTTTGAAGTATGTTGGTTTTGGGAAAAGAAGACCTGCTGTGGCTGAAGAAAAAACACCTGAGGATGCGAATAAAAACAGACGGGTCGAAATAAGAGTTTTAAAGAAATAA